In Paracoccus aminophilus JCM 7686, a single window of DNA contains:
- a CDS encoding calcium-binding protein: MSRQPITAFASNFRLNTGFTASEAISYRGEHDSYQTTFIDGLTYSVRVGGRSSGAGTLADPNLTLTDSAGNKLLFNDDISPTNLDAQLTFTVNRAGTYYLIVGEQGDNDTGSYTISISAGYASAGNDRVVGTDFADAINGMAGNDTIYGGLGNDRLFGGAGADVLFGERGADRLEGNAGADILRGGQGADVLIGGLGADRLMGGQGADRFVFNSAAESAPGSVDRIVAGDGAIAFEGVGVAGGDVIDLRGIDANALRGGQQSFQWSTAHTAGSIHLENDAQGNTLVVAYTDNDGKPDFVLVIEDGAINANQYSAGDFLL, encoded by the coding sequence ATGTCGCGCCAACCGATCACCGCTTTCGCGAGCAACTTTCGCCTGAACACGGGTTTCACCGCCAGCGAGGCGATTTCCTACCGGGGTGAACATGACAGCTATCAAACGACGTTTATCGACGGGCTGACCTATTCAGTCCGGGTGGGCGGGCGCAGTTCCGGGGCTGGCACCCTGGCCGACCCTAATCTGACGCTGACCGACAGCGCGGGCAACAAGCTGCTCTTCAACGACGATATCAGCCCAACCAATCTCGACGCGCAGCTGACCTTCACCGTCAATCGCGCGGGCACCTATTATCTGATCGTCGGCGAGCAGGGCGATAATGACACCGGCAGCTATACGATCTCGATCTCGGCGGGCTATGCCTCGGCGGGCAATGACCGCGTGGTCGGCACGGATTTCGCCGATGCGATCAATGGTATGGCGGGCAATGACACGATCTATGGTGGGCTCGGCAATGACCGGCTTTTCGGCGGCGCAGGCGCGGATGTCTTGTTCGGAGAACGCGGCGCCGACCGGCTGGAAGGCAATGCCGGCGCGGATATTCTGCGTGGCGGGCAGGGCGCGGATGTGCTGATCGGTGGGCTTGGCGCGGACCGGCTGATGGGCGGGCAGGGTGCCGATCGCTTTGTCTTCAATTCGGCTGCGGAATCGGCACCGGGTTCGGTCGATCGCATTGTTGCCGGTGACGGCGCGATTGCCTTTGAGGGCGTCGGCGTGGCGGGTGGCGATGTCATTGACCTGCGTGGCATCGACGCCAATGCCTTGCGCGGCGGGCAACAGTCGTTCCAGTGGAGCACCGCCCATACCGCAGGCTCGATCCATCTCGAAAACGATGCGCAGGGCAATACGCTGGTCGTCGCCTATACCGACAATGACGGAAAACCCGATTTCGTCTTGGTCATCGAGGATGGCGCGATCAACGCAAATCAGTATTCAGCGGGCGATTTCCTGCTCTAG
- a CDS encoding SCO family protein, whose protein sequence is MAADKRILALGAVATVLVLATGGIWLSQTKDSDPFGQCRKSVVAGGMEAFGAPFTLTNQQSQRVTDKQVFAKPSLVYFGYTFCPDVCPLDVSRNGEARRLLSERGLDVNDVFITIDPNRDTPEALQSFAEVQDPELIALTGSSEEIDAVAKAWRVYYKLNNQDDPEDYLVDHMTNTFLVMPGQGTVEYFGRDVSPEDMATRTACFVNAAK, encoded by the coding sequence ATGGCTGCCGACAAACGGATTCTTGCTTTGGGTGCGGTTGCGACCGTTCTGGTTCTGGCCACGGGCGGAATTTGGCTTTCGCAGACCAAGGACAGCGATCCTTTCGGCCAATGCCGCAAATCCGTGGTTGCCGGTGGAATGGAGGCGTTTGGCGCGCCGTTCACCTTGACCAATCAGCAAAGCCAGCGCGTCACCGACAAGCAGGTCTTTGCGAAACCCTCGCTGGTTTATTTCGGCTATACGTTCTGCCCCGATGTCTGCCCGCTTGATGTCTCGCGCAATGGCGAGGCGCGCCGCCTGCTCAGTGAGCGCGGCCTTGACGTGAATGACGTCTTCATCACCATCGACCCGAACCGCGACACACCCGAGGCGCTTCAAAGCTTTGCCGAAGTGCAAGACCCCGAGCTGATCGCGCTCACCGGCTCGTCCGAGGAAATCGACGCGGTGGCCAAGGCGTGGCGCGTCTATTACAAGCTGAACAATCAAGACGACCCCGAGGATTATCTCGTCGACCACATGACCAATACCTTCCTGGTCATGCCCGGTCAGGGCACCGTCGAGTATTTCGGCCGTGACGTGAGCCCCGAAGATATGGCCACGCGCACCGCCTGCTTCGTCAATGCGGCCAAATAG
- a CDS encoding aspartate-semialdehyde dehydrogenase yields MGYKVVVAGATGNVGREMLNILAERQFPADEVIALASRRSIGTEVSYGDKTLKTKDIEGFDFTGYDIALFAIGSEATKQYAPIAASQGCVVIDNSSLYRYDPQIPLIVPEVNPDAIEDYRNKMIIANPNCSTAQMVVALKPLHDRARIKRVVVSTYQSVSGAGKEGIDELWDQTKGMYVPGQEVAPKKFQKQIAFNVIPQIDVFLDSGDTKEEWKMVAETKKILDPSIKVTATCVRVPVFVGHSEAINIETEDFLDEDEARDILRESPGLLVVDKREPGGYVTPVECVGDFATFVSRIRQDVTVENGLNLWCVSDNLRKGAALNAVQIAELLGNRVLKKG; encoded by the coding sequence ATGGGCTACAAGGTCGTTGTCGCCGGCGCCACGGGGAACGTGGGTCGTGAAATGCTGAACATTCTGGCTGAACGCCAGTTTCCTGCTGATGAGGTGATCGCTCTGGCTTCGCGCCGGAGCATTGGCACTGAGGTCAGCTATGGCGACAAGACTCTGAAGACTAAGGACATCGAAGGGTTCGACTTCACCGGCTATGACATCGCGCTGTTCGCGATCGGCTCGGAAGCGACCAAGCAATATGCGCCGATCGCGGCGAGCCAAGGCTGCGTCGTCATCGATAACTCGTCGCTCTATCGCTATGACCCGCAAATCCCGCTGATCGTGCCGGAAGTGAACCCGGATGCGATCGAGGATTATCGCAACAAGATGATCATCGCGAACCCGAACTGCTCGACCGCGCAGATGGTCGTCGCGCTGAAGCCGCTGCATGACCGCGCGCGCATCAAACGCGTCGTCGTCTCGACCTATCAGTCGGTTTCCGGCGCGGGCAAAGAGGGCATCGACGAGCTGTGGGACCAGACCAAGGGCATGTATGTCCCGGGGCAAGAGGTCGCGCCGAAGAAATTCCAAAAGCAGATCGCCTTCAACGTGATCCCGCAGATCGACGTCTTCCTCGACAGTGGCGACACCAAGGAAGAGTGGAAAATGGTGGCCGAGACCAAGAAAATTCTCGACCCCTCGATCAAGGTCACCGCGACCTGCGTGCGCGTGCCGGTCTTTGTTGGCCATTCGGAAGCGATCAACATCGAGACCGAAGACTTCCTCGACGAAGACGAAGCCCGCGACATCCTGCGCGAATCCCCCGGCCTTCTGGTCGTCGATAAGCGCGAGCCGGGCGGCTATGTCACCCCGGTCGAATGCGTCGGCGATTTCGCCACCTTCGTCAGCCGCATCCGTCAGGACGTGACCGTTGAAAACGGTCTGAACCTGTGGTGCGTCTCGGACAACCTGCGCAAAGGTGCCGCGCTGAACGCGGTCCAGATCGCCGAGCTTCTCGGCAATCGGGTCCTCAAGAAGGGCTGA
- a CDS encoding ActS/PrrB/RegB family redox-sensitive histidine kinase: MPFSFVSRRITLLPGQPEPEPIRLGTLLLLRWVAVCGQLGAVAAALLIGVRIPLAPVLSTIALTILLNVWLSLRPSHRVSNHEAALQLGFDLWQISTLLALTGGMTNPFALLVLVPVTIAATSLPARHMIALGLATAVMVTMAGVVAEPLAFDSGGRLALDEPYQFGHWVAIIIGVIFLAAYVHRVSSDLSATSNALFAARMALEREQRLQHLGGVVAAAAHEMGTPLATIKLVSAELVDELDEILPDRPDIAEDLAILRQSADRCAKILKSMGRAGKDDLLIRTAPLEDMLTEAAHPHIERGIEVEITSSEPERFVHRDAAIVHGLRNLIQNAVDFASEAVRVNATWTATELRVVIADDGPGYPPALLPRLGSPFLTTRPRSEDGRGYDGMGLGLFIAKALLERSGARLIFANSGRGAVVTVIWPRDRIEAEGRAALGENPEINL; this comes from the coding sequence TTGCCTTTTTCCTTCGTCTCGCGCCGGATCACCCTTTTGCCCGGCCAGCCCGAGCCTGAACCGATCCGTCTTGGCACGCTTTTGCTGCTGCGTTGGGTCGCGGTCTGCGGACAGCTTGGCGCGGTTGCTGCCGCGCTGTTGATCGGCGTGCGCATTCCGCTTGCGCCGGTGCTCAGCACTATCGCCTTGACTATATTACTGAATGTCTGGCTGTCGCTGCGGCCAAGTCATCGCGTCTCTAATCACGAGGCGGCGCTGCAGCTTGGTTTTGACCTCTGGCAGATCTCGACGCTGCTCGCGCTGACCGGCGGCATGACCAATCCTTTCGCGCTTCTGGTGCTGGTTCCGGTCACGATTGCGGCAACATCTTTGCCGGCGCGACATATGATCGCGCTCGGTCTGGCGACGGCGGTGATGGTGACAATGGCGGGGGTCGTGGCCGAGCCTTTGGCCTTTGACAGCGGCGGTCGGTTGGCGCTCGACGAGCCCTATCAGTTCGGCCATTGGGTCGCGATCATCATCGGGGTGATCTTTCTGGCGGCCTATGTCCATCGCGTGTCGAGCGATCTGTCGGCGACCTCGAATGCGCTTTTTGCAGCGCGTATGGCGCTGGAACGCGAGCAGCGGCTTCAGCATCTTGGCGGGGTCGTGGCCGCCGCCGCCCATGAGATGGGCACGCCGCTCGCGACGATCAAACTGGTCAGCGCCGAGCTGGTCGACGAGCTTGACGAGATCCTGCCCGACCGGCCCGATATTGCCGAGGATCTTGCGATCCTGCGCCAATCGGCCGACCGCTGCGCCAAGATCCTGAAATCCATGGGCCGGGCCGGCAAGGATGATCTGCTGATCCGCACTGCGCCGCTCGAGGATATGCTGACCGAGGCCGCCCATCCACATATCGAGCGCGGGATCGAGGTCGAGATCACCTCCTCCGAGCCCGAGCGTTTCGTTCATCGCGATGCCGCAATCGTTCACGGGTTGCGCAACCTGATCCAGAACGCGGTCGATTTCGCATCGGAGGCGGTGCGCGTGAACGCGACCTGGACCGCGACCGAGCTGCGCGTGGTCATCGCGGATGACGGCCCGGGCTATCCGCCCGCGCTTTTGCCGCGACTGGGCAGCCCGTTTCTGACGACGCGCCCGCGCTCTGAGGATGGGCGCGGCTATGACGGAATGGGGCTGGGGCTTTTCATCGCGAAAGCGCTGCTCGAACGCTCGGGCGCACGGCTGATCTTTGCCAATTCGGGACGCGGCGCGGTGGTCACGGTGATCTGGCCGCGCGATCGGATCGAAGCCGAGGGCCGGGCGGCCTTGGGAGAAAATCCGGAAATAAATCTGTAA
- a CDS encoding H-NS histone family protein, with product MSVDLDAMNLSELRDLRNKVERAINSYEDRRRKEALAAVEVAAREHGFNLAELTGIKISKSRVAAKYVNPADQNQTWSGRGRKPRWVQEHLDSGKSVEDLAI from the coding sequence ATGTCAGTCGACCTTGACGCAATGAACCTCAGCGAGCTTCGCGACCTGAGAAATAAAGTAGAACGCGCGATCAATTCTTACGAAGATCGTCGTCGTAAAGAGGCTCTTGCAGCCGTCGAAGTTGCTGCCCGCGAGCATGGTTTCAATCTGGCCGAGCTCACCGGGATCAAAATCAGCAAGTCGCGGGTTGCTGCCAAATATGTCAATCCGGCAGACCAGAACCAAACCTGGAGCGGCCGTGGCCGCAAACCGCGTTGGGTTCAGGAACATCTGGACAGCGGCAAATCGGTCGAAGACCTCGCGATCTGA
- a CDS encoding PAS-domain containing protein, with protein MASNLLLALLISTCAVILAIILVRAYENWQGARPRGHGLDRGVEPLAFLFCRNQLADSTAPARALLDILPGESEWQRLMAWVSMRLPETGEMLSQLEELGKVEIGGDAVGETRRLHVLIEDLGDHYIRVILRDPTSESSGTVVDSLTLAAIEGELDMLRNTLDRSPMLAWREDGEGMVTWANSAYIQLAERQCGDQTVWPLPRLIDLPVRHGNVTGARRAQIEDGGQTLWFECHHRMVGDQSVGIALPADAAVRAERSLREFVHTLTKTFADLPIGMAIFDKDRALQLFNPALIDLTTLSAGFLTARPTLYAFLDRLREARMVPEPKDYRSWRNQMSTLESASASGHHVETWSLPGGQTYRVTGRPHPDGAVAFLFEDITSEISLTRKFRSDLSLGREVLDALEDAVAVFEGNGQLATANSAYGGLWDVEMKGSLIEHLLHWQKAAGDGPGLQALRDAIDALSFGQSARADHQGAMAGPSGELLGWSLRALMGGRVMVRFVANTPVRLTREATDPRHVTALMPEPVAPAASLGVAPAQIA; from the coding sequence ATGGCTTCGAACCTGCTTCTTGCGCTGCTGATCTCGACCTGCGCCGTTATTCTGGCGATCATTTTGGTCCGGGCCTATGAAAATTGGCAAGGCGCGCGACCAAGGGGGCACGGTCTTGATCGCGGGGTCGAACCGCTGGCTTTTCTCTTTTGCCGCAATCAGCTTGCCGATTCGACCGCTCCGGCGCGCGCGCTTCTGGACATCCTGCCCGGCGAAAGCGAATGGCAACGTCTCATGGCCTGGGTCTCGATGCGCCTGCCTGAAACCGGCGAGATGCTGAGCCAGCTTGAAGAGCTTGGCAAGGTCGAGATCGGGGGCGATGCCGTCGGCGAAACGCGGCGGCTGCATGTGCTGATCGAAGATCTGGGCGATCATTATATCCGCGTCATCCTGCGCGATCCGACCTCGGAAAGCTCGGGCACGGTTGTCGACAGCCTGACGCTCGCCGCGATCGAGGGTGAGCTCGATATGCTGCGCAACACGCTCGACCGCTCGCCGATGCTTGCGTGGCGCGAGGATGGCGAGGGCATGGTGACCTGGGCCAATTCCGCCTATATCCAACTGGCCGAACGGCAATGCGGCGATCAGACGGTCTGGCCCCTGCCCCGGCTGATCGACCTTCCGGTGCGCCACGGCAATGTCACCGGTGCACGCCGCGCCCAGATCGAGGATGGCGGCCAGACGCTCTGGTTTGAATGCCATCACCGCATGGTCGGCGATCAATCCGTGGGCATTGCACTGCCCGCCGATGCCGCCGTGCGTGCGGAGCGCAGCCTGCGCGAATTCGTCCATACGCTGACCAAGACCTTCGCCGATCTGCCGATTGGCATGGCGATTTTCGACAAGGACCGCGCGCTTCAACTGTTCAATCCGGCGCTGATTGATCTCACCACGCTGTCGGCGGGGTTTCTGACGGCGCGGCCGACGCTTTACGCTTTTCTCGACCGGCTGCGCGAGGCGCGGATGGTGCCCGAGCCCAAGGATTATCGCAGCTGGCGCAACCAGATGAGCACGCTCGAATCCGCGTCTGCTTCGGGGCACCATGTCGAGACCTGGTCGCTGCCGGGCGGGCAGACCTATCGCGTCACCGGGCGTCCCCATCCCGATGGTGCGGTGGCCTTTCTGTTCGAGGACATCACCTCGGAAATCTCGCTGACCCGCAAATTCCGCTCGGATCTCTCGCTTGGGCGCGAGGTGCTGGACGCGCTGGAGGATGCGGTCGCGGTGTTTGAGGGCAATGGCCAGCTCGCCACGGCCAACAGCGCCTATGGTGGCCTGTGGGATGTCGAGATGAAGGGCTCGCTGATCGAGCATCTGCTGCATTGGCAAAAGGCGGCGGGCGACGGTCCGGGCCTGCAGGCTTTGCGCGACGCCATTGACGCCTTGTCCTTCGGCCAAAGCGCGCGCGCGGATCATCAGGGCGCGATGGCCGGTCCCTCGGGTGAGCTGCTGGGCTGGTCGCTGCGCGCGCTGATGGGGGGGCGTGTGATGGTGCGCTTTGTCGCAAACACACCGGTTCGCCTGACGCGAGAGGCGACCGATCCGCGCCATGTCACCGCGCTGATGCCCGAGCCCGTGGCCCCCGCTGCCAGCTTAGGCGTCGCACCGGCGCAGATTGCCTGA
- a CDS encoding HD domain-containing protein, producing MAKTAKRAWQRMLSGRRLDLLDPTPMDIEIEDIAHGLAFVARWNGQTSGDWAYSVAEHSILVEEIYARIEPEAEPRWRLAALLHDAPEYVIGDMISPVKAALGVEYGEMDARIAAAVHLRFGLPAQIPAAVKRAIKLADRLSARLEAVQIAGFSAQEADRLFPVPEIDLSGLLQIRLRPPAETRAAFINRFHHILQEMDEAQILR from the coding sequence ATGGCGAAGACGGCGAAACGGGCGTGGCAGCGGATGCTGTCGGGGCGCAGGCTCGATCTGCTGGATCCTACCCCGATGGATATCGAGATCGAGGATATCGCGCATGGGTTGGCCTTTGTCGCGCGCTGGAATGGCCAGACCTCGGGCGATTGGGCCTATTCGGTGGCCGAGCATTCCATTCTGGTCGAAGAGATCTACGCCCGGATCGAGCCCGAAGCCGAACCGCGCTGGCGCTTGGCCGCGCTTTTGCACGATGCGCCTGAATATGTCATCGGAGACATGATTTCTCCGGTCAAGGCGGCGCTTGGCGTCGAATATGGCGAGATGGATGCGCGGATTGCGGCGGCGGTGCATTTGCGCTTTGGCCTGCCCGCGCAAATCCCGGCAGCAGTCAAGCGCGCGATCAAACTGGCAGATCGCCTGTCCGCCCGATTGGAGGCGGTTCAAATCGCGGGATTTTCCGCGCAAGAGGCGGATCGGCTGTTTCCGGTCCCCGAAATAGACCTCTCCGGCCTTTTGCAAATCAGATTAAGGCCGCCCGCTGAAACACGGGCAGCCTTTATAAATCGGTTTCATCATATTCTTCAGGAAATGGATGAAGCCCAGATTTTAAGATGA
- the secB gene encoding protein-export chaperone SecB, with translation MTDETTNGAGAEQAQVRMQVLTQYVRDLSFENAVAQKGLPGGEVQPEINVQVSLDARKRQVDHQYEVICKFRVSSVNAADKTPLFLCELDYGGIFHVEGVPEDQLHPFLLIECPRMMFPFVRRIISDMTRDGGFPAFNMDPVDFVSLYRQEIMRRAQSEKPADVPLS, from the coding sequence ATGACCGACGAAACCACCAACGGCGCCGGAGCCGAACAGGCTCAGGTCCGGATGCAAGTCCTGACGCAATATGTCCGCGACCTGTCCTTTGAAAATGCCGTTGCCCAAAAGGGCCTCCCGGGTGGCGAAGTCCAGCCCGAAATCAACGTTCAGGTCAGCCTCGATGCGCGCAAGCGTCAGGTCGACCACCAGTATGAAGTGATCTGCAAGTTCCGCGTGAGCTCGGTCAATGCTGCCGACAAAACGCCGCTGTTCCTGTGCGAATTGGATTACGGCGGGATTTTCCATGTCGAGGGCGTGCCGGAAGACCAGCTCCACCCCTTCCTGCTGATCGAATGCCCGCGCATGATGTTCCCCTTCGTGCGTCGTATCATTTCGGACATGACCCGCGACGGCGGCTTCCCGGCGTTCAATATGGACCCGGTCGATTTCGTGTCGCTCTACCGTCAGGAAATCATGCGCCGCGCCCAATCCGAAAAACCGGCGGATGTGCCGCTCTCCTGA
- a CDS encoding FxsA family protein, translated as MRVLWLFLLLPIIEIALFVVIGGEIGVWATLAWVVLSAIAGMALIRFQGQQAALDLQQSLQELRNPSQPMAQRSFKMLAGMLLILPGFFTDALGLLLLLPPVRSLILRQIAARVKTSSVGFGYSGGFPGAQRPGGSNGVIDGEYVVQDDPYIPQSSGQIGPGDSSQKPGNSGWTRH; from the coding sequence ATGCGAGTGTTGTGGCTGTTTCTGCTGTTGCCGATCATCGAGATCGCGCTTTTCGTCGTCATCGGCGGCGAAATCGGCGTTTGGGCGACTTTGGCCTGGGTCGTGCTGTCGGCGATTGCCGGCATGGCATTGATCCGCTTTCAGGGGCAGCAAGCGGCGCTGGATCTCCAGCAATCGCTGCAAGAATTGCGCAATCCCTCGCAGCCGATGGCGCAGCGCTCGTTCAAGATGCTGGCCGGAATGTTGCTGATCCTGCCCGGCTTTTTCACCGATGCACTCGGGCTGTTGTTGCTGCTGCCGCCGGTGCGCAGCCTGATCCTGAGACAGATTGCCGCGCGGGTCAAAACCAGCTCTGTCGGCTTCGGATATTCGGGCGGATTTCCCGGCGCGCAGCGTCCGGGCGGGAGCAACGGGGTGATCGACGGCGAATATGTCGTGCAGGACGATCCCTACATCCCCCAGTCGAGCGGGCAGATCGGACCCGGCGATTCATCGCAAAAACCCGGCAATTCCGGCTGGACGCGCCATTGA
- a CDS encoding DUF4139 domain-containing protein, whose translation MHRFLLTTALSLAAAPVFADQIETKAPISHVTIYPSGASVTRNVAISAAAGSHELVITGLPTELDPASLRIDAQGATVGAVSLQEDRALPASREKSQEVLDAEAEVRRLETALDERDAKVAEIRAKAQAAQDVITFLLKMAESKDLAATDLNALTDTVGNQILKARQLVITAETEARQADQGRSDDVDALQDARARLEALRSPESDHKTLVITVETGAAPAQLEITGFTSYANWSPVYDLRLDRAAKKLTLDRGFLVSQNTGEDWSNAKLTFSTARPSDQSAPSELYPWMPRIEKEPPPAPAPVAPASPMADADEAAMSNRVAAVAEVEHMAGGAEIRQLGATVVYDYPTPVTIRDGVDALRLTLDSRELTPDIRAEAVPSRDSSAYLVAETKNTLDEVILPGEATLYADGPMVGRSQLELTPAGKELTLGFGPIDGLVAEFRVPEEAEGGQGIFTKSNAAKRTTVLEVKNLTGEDWPLRVIGQVPVSTQNDLKITWSASQKPTTEGRDGKRGLLEWDSTLAAKAVQDITLTTEMSWPDGMTLYGGSN comes from the coding sequence ATGCATCGCTTTCTGCTGACGACCGCGCTCTCGCTGGCCGCCGCCCCGGTTTTCGCCGATCAGATCGAAACCAAGGCGCCGATCAGCCATGTCACGATCTATCCCAGCGGGGCGAGCGTCACCCGCAATGTCGCGATCTCGGCCGCCGCGGGCAGCCATGAGCTGGTGATCACCGGCCTGCCGACCGAGCTTGATCCGGCCAGCCTGCGCATTGACGCCCAAGGCGCCACGGTCGGCGCGGTCTCGCTGCAAGAGGACCGTGCCCTGCCCGCCTCACGCGAGAAATCGCAAGAAGTGCTGGACGCCGAGGCCGAGGTCCGCCGCCTTGAAACCGCGCTGGACGAGCGGGACGCGAAAGTGGCCGAGATCCGGGCCAAGGCGCAGGCCGCCCAAGATGTGATCACATTCCTGCTGAAAATGGCCGAATCCAAGGATCTCGCCGCGACCGATCTCAACGCGCTGACCGATACGGTTGGCAATCAGATCCTCAAGGCACGCCAGCTTGTGATCACAGCCGAAACCGAGGCGCGTCAGGCCGATCAGGGCCGCAGCGATGATGTCGATGCTTTGCAAGACGCGCGCGCGCGCCTTGAGGCCCTGCGCAGCCCCGAAAGCGATCACAAGACGCTTGTGATCACGGTCGAGACCGGCGCGGCGCCTGCCCAGCTCGAAATCACCGGCTTCACCTCTTATGCGAATTGGTCCCCGGTCTATGACCTGCGTCTGGATCGCGCCGCGAAAAAGCTGACCCTCGATCGCGGCTTTCTGGTCTCGCAGAACACCGGCGAGGATTGGAGCAACGCCAAGCTGACCTTCTCGACCGCGCGGCCCTCGGATCAATCAGCGCCAAGCGAGCTTTACCCGTGGATGCCGCGGATCGAAAAAGAGCCGCCTCCGGCCCCCGCTCCGGTCGCCCCGGCCAGCCCGATGGCCGACGCGGATGAGGCGGCGATGTCGAATCGGGTCGCTGCGGTCGCCGAGGTCGAACATATGGCAGGCGGCGCCGAGATCCGTCAGCTTGGCGCGACGGTGGTCTATGATTACCCGACCCCGGTCACCATCCGCGACGGCGTCGATGCGCTGCGCCTGACGCTCGACAGCCGCGAGCTGACCCCGGACATCCGCGCCGAGGCGGTGCCGAGCCGTGACAGCTCAGCCTATCTGGTCGCGGAAACCAAGAACACGCTCGACGAGGTCATTCTGCCCGGCGAGGCGACGCTTTACGCCGATGGCCCCATGGTCGGTCGCAGCCAGCTTGAACTGACCCCGGCGGGCAAGGAGTTGACCCTTGGCTTTGGCCCGATCGACGGGCTGGTCGCCGAATTCCGCGTGCCGGAAGAGGCCGAGGGCGGGCAGGGCATCTTCACCAAATCGAACGCAGCCAAGCGCACGACGGTTCTCGAGGTCAAGAACCTGACCGGCGAAGACTGGCCGCTGCGGGTGATCGGGCAGGTGCCGGTCTCGACGCAAAACGATCTCAAGATCACCTGGAGCGCCTCGCAAAAGCCGACGACCGAGGGCCGGGACGGCAAACGCGGGCTTTTGGAATGGGATTCGACCCTTGCCGCGAAGGCCGTGCAGGACATTACCCTGACCACCGAGATGAGCTGGCCCGATGGGATGACCCTTTACGGCGGCTCGAACTAA
- a CDS encoding ActR/PrrA/RegA family redox response regulator transcription factor has protein sequence MNTSDIGPDPSLLLVDDDEVFLTRLTRAMEKRGFNVTPANSVAAAREAISAHPPAYAVVDLRLEDGNGLDVVDVLRDARADARIVVLTGYGAIATAVAAVKMGATDYLSKPADADDVTRALLARGDTLPPPPEAPMSADRVRWEHIQRVFEQCDRNVSETARRLHMHRRTLQRILAKRSPR, from the coding sequence GTGAACACATCCGATATCGGACCCGATCCCAGCCTGCTTCTGGTCGATGATGATGAGGTCTTTCTGACCCGCCTCACCCGAGCCATGGAAAAGCGCGGCTTCAACGTCACCCCCGCCAATTCCGTCGCGGCCGCCCGCGAAGCCATCAGCGCCCATCCGCCCGCTTATGCCGTGGTGGATTTGCGGCTTGAAGATGGCAATGGGTTGGATGTCGTCGACGTTTTGCGCGACGCCCGCGCAGATGCCCGCATTGTCGTCCTGACCGGTTATGGCGCAATTGCGACAGCCGTTGCCGCCGTCAAAATGGGCGCGACCGATTATCTTTCGAAACCTGCGGATGCCGATGATGTCACCCGCGCGCTTCTGGCCCGCGGCGATACATTGCCGCCGCCGCCCGAAGCGCCAATGTCGGCCGATCGGGTTCGCTGGGAACATATTCAGCGCGTTTTCGAACAATGCGACCGCAATGTCAGTGAAACCGCGCGGCGTTTGCATATGCATCGGCGGACATTGCAGCGGATTTTGGCCAAACGCAGCCCGAGATGA
- a CDS encoding glycosyltransferase family 29 protein: MNRLRFLWARTLRDEAALQSLSVPQAALLEAMAGKNIALIGNARALAEGQAGAEIDRADLVIRINRAPMPSAQSHGARTDWLALATRLGEADRARISPSRILWMSPKRKRLDYQTTTSPGFYLHPLPDYQALKDRIGAPPTTGAMMIDLIQRSDMARLDLYGFDFFASLSLSGSRTAAQVPHDFSGEAAWVDQLIRADRRIFRH; encoded by the coding sequence ATGAACCGGCTGCGCTTTCTCTGGGCGCGAACCCTGCGCGATGAGGCTGCGCTGCAAAGCCTCTCGGTCCCGCAAGCGGCGCTTCTCGAGGCGATGGCGGGCAAAAACATCGCGCTGATCGGCAATGCCCGCGCCTTGGCCGAAGGTCAGGCCGGGGCCGAGATCGACCGCGCCGATCTGGTCATCCGCATCAACCGCGCGCCGATGCCCTCGGCGCAAAGCCACGGGGCGCGCACCGATTGGCTGGCCTTGGCCACCCGTCTGGGCGAGGCGGACCGCGCCCGGATCAGCCCAAGCCGCATCCTCTGGATGTCGCCCAAGCGCAAACGGCTGGATTATCAGACCACGACCAGCCCCGGTTTCTATCTCCACCCCCTGCCCGATTATCAGGCGCTCAAAGACCGGATCGGCGCGCCGCCGACCACCGGCGCGATGATGATCGACCTGATCCAGCGCTCAGACATGGCGCGGCTTGATCTATACGGTTTCGATTTCTTCGCCTCGCTGTCGCTGTCGGGCAGTCGTACTGCCGCGCAGGTTCCGCATGACTTTTCCGGCGAGGCCGCTTGGGTCGATCAGCTCATTCGGGCAGATCGCCGGATTTTCCGGCATTAA